The Pseudarthrobacter sulfonivorans genome includes a window with the following:
- a CDS encoding sugar ABC transporter substrate-binding protein produces MKRAGLVYFAGFTIISLGLLTGCSGSSNAANTSAGSNASGSGVKIGGVVQNASDPFFVTLMCGASKEAEAEGATMTWKPTNSTSIQELQANLDAVSLTNPGGILMSGSGDSSYNTKIQSLQQTGTPVVVVNVPVIPPVEYAQITSSSDNTDFAHYVAKDIGHGGELGILGGIAGAKIFTSRYQPVIDALGKVAPDVKVLPVQYDDVDRTKAASVASALIVAHPDLKAIYAVSGPEGAGAAAAVKQAGKADKVKVYTYDATPEVVQGLQEGTISAALAQSAYRIGQEGVKAILDYRKANPGTTPVMPDASKNQTIPLKILTKENVNDADSKAFQYVSTCN; encoded by the coding sequence ATGAAACGCGCCGGACTAGTTTATTTCGCGGGGTTCACGATCATTTCGCTCGGGCTGCTGACGGGATGCTCGGGATCATCCAACGCAGCGAACACAAGCGCTGGTAGCAACGCATCTGGATCTGGCGTCAAGATCGGGGGCGTGGTCCAGAACGCTTCTGATCCGTTCTTCGTCACGCTTATGTGCGGCGCCTCCAAGGAGGCCGAGGCCGAGGGTGCGACGATGACGTGGAAGCCGACAAACTCGACATCAATCCAGGAACTCCAGGCCAACCTCGACGCGGTATCGCTAACCAATCCCGGTGGAATCCTGATGTCCGGCAGCGGAGATAGCAGCTACAACACCAAGATCCAGAGCCTGCAGCAGACGGGTACCCCGGTCGTCGTCGTAAACGTCCCGGTGATCCCTCCGGTCGAATACGCCCAGATCACGAGCTCATCAGATAACACCGACTTCGCCCACTATGTCGCAAAGGACATCGGTCACGGCGGCGAACTCGGCATTCTCGGTGGCATCGCGGGCGCGAAGATCTTCACATCTCGCTACCAGCCTGTAATCGACGCGCTGGGCAAGGTCGCCCCCGATGTGAAGGTACTGCCCGTCCAGTATGACGACGTCGATCGCACCAAAGCAGCATCCGTGGCATCCGCGCTCATCGTCGCGCATCCCGATCTCAAGGCAATCTACGCGGTGAGCGGCCCTGAGGGCGCCGGAGCCGCAGCTGCGGTGAAGCAGGCAGGCAAAGCCGACAAGGTCAAGGTGTACACCTACGACGCGACACCCGAGGTCGTCCAAGGCCTGCAAGAGGGCACCATCAGCGCTGCCCTCGCTCAATCCGCATATCGCATCGGACAGGAGGGTGTGAAAGCCATCCTGGACTACCGAAAGGCGAACCCTGGCACCACGCCGGTCATGCCGGACGCTAGCAAAAATCAAACGATCCCCTTGAAGATCCTCACGAAGGAGAACGTGAACGACGCCGATTCGAAGGCGTTCCAGTACGTCTCCACCTGCAACTGA
- a CDS encoding carboxylesterase family protein, which translates to MNRPEAMTNAGPVRGVWRGGSAAFYGIPFAEPPVGENRFMEPRARRPWYGVRDASRPGPTPQRRPFMAVSSVPEPSYPGDDTLLVNVFTSAPGNPDARLPVFVWIHGGAYVAGSPSSSWYDGRAFNRDGVVTVSISYRLGFDGFGSIPGAPENRAVRDWLAALEWVQENIVAFGGDPSQVTIGGQSAGGGAVLTLLTMPRAQHLFRAAIVGSGTTDHVELHEARDQTETMARLLGIASNREAFADLDEDAILDAQDVVAPKSEPDAGRVVANALGDGRMRLRFAPVVDGPLVEYDVIEAVRRGIGSDKPLLIGATAHEFNMIGMAAQDAVADTQALDLLEKFGYDGDFAKRFVRELNISTPTDLVGQGITERLFRGSTELIASLRTCSTWLYDFRWKSPTIGIAVHCLELPYVWDHLDAELVSTSSGDNPPASLAREIHSSWVRFITEGEAPWPSYNFRRSGRTFDVESRTVEDPYRLSRDFLVARTPDNDVDPHILITKE; encoded by the coding sequence ATGAACCGCCCAGAAGCGATGACCAATGCCGGCCCAGTAAGAGGGGTATGGCGCGGGGGATCGGCCGCCTTCTACGGAATCCCCTTCGCCGAGCCGCCTGTTGGCGAGAACAGGTTCATGGAACCCCGCGCACGACGCCCATGGTACGGGGTTCGGGACGCCTCTCGGCCAGGGCCCACACCGCAACGAAGGCCATTTATGGCCGTCTCATCCGTGCCCGAACCTAGCTATCCGGGGGATGACACACTCCTTGTGAACGTCTTTACATCCGCCCCGGGAAATCCCGACGCACGCCTGCCGGTATTCGTATGGATTCACGGAGGAGCCTATGTCGCGGGTTCTCCGTCGAGCAGCTGGTACGACGGGCGAGCGTTCAACCGCGACGGAGTCGTCACTGTCTCAATCTCCTATCGACTCGGATTCGACGGGTTCGGATCGATTCCGGGGGCGCCGGAGAACCGTGCCGTCCGCGACTGGCTCGCCGCTTTGGAATGGGTCCAGGAGAATATCGTCGCGTTCGGTGGAGACCCCAGTCAGGTCACCATCGGCGGGCAAAGCGCCGGCGGCGGTGCAGTACTGACGCTGCTGACGATGCCACGTGCTCAGCACCTGTTTCGTGCGGCAATCGTCGGGTCCGGCACTACCGACCACGTGGAACTCCACGAAGCGCGCGACCAAACCGAAACTATGGCCCGTCTCCTCGGCATCGCCTCGAATCGAGAGGCGTTTGCAGACCTTGACGAGGACGCGATCCTCGACGCCCAAGACGTCGTCGCACCGAAGTCTGAGCCCGACGCCGGGCGAGTAGTCGCCAACGCCCTCGGAGATGGTCGAATGCGTCTGCGTTTCGCACCTGTAGTCGACGGACCTCTGGTCGAGTACGACGTCATCGAAGCCGTGCGCCGCGGCATCGGTAGCGACAAACCGCTACTCATCGGTGCCACGGCACATGAATTCAACATGATCGGCATGGCAGCACAGGACGCAGTTGCGGACACCCAAGCCCTAGACCTACTTGAGAAGTTCGGCTATGACGGCGACTTCGCGAAGCGATTCGTCCGGGAACTGAACATATCCACGCCGACAGACCTTGTTGGGCAGGGCATCACCGAACGACTGTTTCGTGGGTCGACAGAACTCATCGCATCACTTCGGACATGCTCGACCTGGCTGTACGACTTCCGATGGAAGAGTCCGACGATCGGAATAGCGGTGCACTGCCTTGAACTGCCGTACGTGTGGGATCACCTCGATGCCGAGCTGGTCTCGACCTCATCGGGCGATAACCCGCCAGCGTCTCTCGCACGCGAGATTCACTCATCGTGGGTCCGATTTATCACCGAGGGCGAAGCCCCGTGGCCGAGTTATAACTTCCGTCGATCCGGACGGACTTTCGACGTCGAGTCGCGAACGGTCGAAGATCCGTATCGCCTCTCTCGCGATTTCCTCGTAGCCAGAACCCCCGACAATGATGTCGATCCTCACATTCTCATCACGAAGGAGTGA
- a CDS encoding TetR/AcrR family transcriptional regulator, producing the protein MSEIRHTRGPYKSGLMRRKQILAKASEVFATYGYGAGSLRQIAVEVGVTPAALMRHFESKEDLLVEVLRYWGEQSPKPDGDAAGVEYFEGLRSVMRYNANHRGFLELFLTLSTEASNPGHPAGNFIRERNAQTLERFTWHLASAVQRGEVIRMDSIEISAECRTLISVMDGLELQWLLDPSVELVSLFDRHLDLTIVRWTASGDKGPCSPLAKEVASAPE; encoded by the coding sequence ATGAGCGAGATCCGACATACCCGCGGCCCCTACAAAAGCGGTCTCATGAGACGTAAGCAGATCCTCGCGAAGGCGAGCGAGGTCTTCGCGACTTATGGTTACGGAGCGGGCTCGCTCCGGCAGATTGCGGTTGAGGTGGGGGTCACACCGGCAGCCCTCATGCGACACTTCGAGAGCAAGGAGGACCTGCTCGTCGAGGTGCTTCGCTACTGGGGGGAACAAAGCCCGAAGCCGGATGGAGATGCCGCCGGCGTCGAGTACTTCGAGGGTCTCCGCTCGGTGATGAGATACAACGCGAATCATCGGGGATTCCTGGAGCTATTTCTCACTCTGAGCACTGAAGCGTCGAATCCCGGCCACCCGGCCGGTAACTTCATCCGTGAACGAAACGCTCAGACGCTCGAACGGTTCACATGGCACCTTGCGTCCGCGGTCCAGCGAGGAGAGGTGATACGAATGGACTCGATTGAGATCTCGGCAGAGTGTCGCACTCTAATCTCAGTCATGGACGGACTAGAGCTTCAATGGCTCCTCGACCCCAGCGTGGAACTGGTTAGTCTCTTCGACCGCCACCTCGATCTAACGATTGTTCGCTGGACGGCCTCGGGCGACAAAGGGCCTTGTTCGCCCCTAGCCAAAGAGGTTGCCTCGGCGCCAGAATAG
- a CDS encoding ATP-binding cassette domain-containing protein — MTDSITTGQQILEPTVDNRRIAIAGRHIAKRFGHVQALSDASISVHAGEVVALFGDNGAGKSTFLKALLGMEKPDAGEVIVGDEVVELGNIRDAQSLGIECVHQDLALAAELSVVDNMFIGHEVLRSGALGKFGVLDRAGMTERADVALRELSIKLPSLKVPIRDLSGGQKQAVAVARAVMWGHNAVLMDEPTAALGARQSEIVCDLMRTIAERGLGVLVVSHDLPRVLKVADKVTILWRGSTTLEAPASSLTVPDVVATMVGYKKEVAA; from the coding sequence GTGACAGATTCCATCACTACAGGCCAGCAAATACTTGAACCGACGGTCGACAACCGAAGAATTGCGATCGCCGGGCGACATATCGCCAAGCGTTTCGGTCATGTGCAGGCGCTCTCGGACGCAAGCATCTCTGTGCATGCAGGGGAAGTCGTCGCCCTTTTCGGGGACAACGGGGCTGGAAAGTCAACGTTTCTCAAGGCGCTTCTGGGCATGGAGAAGCCCGACGCCGGCGAAGTCATCGTTGGCGATGAGGTCGTGGAACTCGGGAATATCCGCGATGCGCAGAGCCTCGGCATTGAATGTGTGCACCAGGACCTCGCACTGGCAGCGGAACTTTCGGTGGTGGACAACATGTTCATCGGGCACGAGGTCTTGCGGTCCGGCGCGCTTGGAAAGTTTGGTGTGCTGGACAGGGCAGGGATGACCGAGCGTGCCGACGTCGCTCTGCGAGAACTTTCTATCAAGTTGCCCTCGTTGAAGGTGCCTATCCGTGACCTCTCCGGGGGGCAGAAACAAGCCGTCGCCGTTGCGCGGGCGGTCATGTGGGGACATAACGCCGTACTGATGGATGAGCCGACGGCAGCTCTCGGCGCTCGGCAGAGCGAAATCGTCTGCGATCTGATGCGAACGATCGCAGAGCGCGGTCTCGGTGTCCTCGTCGTCTCTCACGACCTCCCCCGCGTGCTCAAAGTCGCGGACAAGGTCACCATTCTCTGGCGCGGGAGCACCACTCTCGAAGCGCCGGCATCATCCCTCACCGTCCCCGATGTGGTGGCGACCATGGTCGGTTACAAAAAGGAGGTCGCAGCATGA
- a CDS encoding TetR/AcrR family transcriptional regulator: MAEKPATKGTYPKGVARRKQIVRAAARIFAQYGYHAGSLRNIADDVGVTSAALIRHFQDKEGLLTAVLEYWDEESQVASSTAPGLDHIRQLPAMMEYHLTHRGLIELFLTLATEASNPEHPARDFIVKRYDSTVASLSSRIREAIDAGEVFLPAEQVESEARGLMALMDGIELQWLLQPELDLVALFSSHLDHTLARWTGEVQPLSNSTEAFVVQGIA; this comes from the coding sequence GTGGCAGAGAAGCCGGCGACCAAAGGCACGTACCCCAAAGGCGTCGCGCGCCGTAAGCAGATCGTGAGGGCGGCAGCCCGCATCTTCGCCCAGTATGGCTACCACGCAGGGTCCTTGCGGAACATCGCCGACGATGTCGGCGTCACCAGTGCAGCCTTGATCAGACACTTTCAGGACAAAGAGGGCTTGCTCACGGCCGTACTCGAATACTGGGATGAGGAGAGCCAGGTGGCCAGCAGCACAGCTCCAGGCCTCGACCACATCCGCCAGCTCCCGGCAATGATGGAGTACCACCTCACCCATCGGGGCCTCATAGAGCTCTTCCTGACTCTGGCCACAGAAGCATCGAATCCGGAACACCCCGCACGGGATTTCATCGTGAAACGGTACGACAGCACGGTGGCGAGCCTGAGCTCCCGGATACGCGAGGCGATTGACGCCGGGGAAGTTTTCCTGCCAGCGGAGCAGGTCGAAAGCGAAGCCAGGGGACTTATGGCCCTGATGGACGGCATCGAGCTCCAATGGCTCCTCCAACCCGAGCTCGATCTAGTGGCCCTTTTCAGCAGCCACCTGGACCACACCCTCGCAAGGTGGACGGGCGAGGTCCAGCCGTTAAGCAACAGTACTGAGGCTTTCGTGGTGCAAGGCATAGCCTGA